From the genome of Suricata suricatta isolate VVHF042 chromosome 3, meerkat_22Aug2017_6uvM2_HiC, whole genome shotgun sequence, one region includes:
- the LOC115286870 gene encoding olfactory receptor 6N2-like, with product MDQLNHTWAQSFILAGFSAPGTLRPLAFLGTLCIYLLTMAGNLFIIVLVRADAGLSTPMYFFIGVLSFLELWYVSTTVPTLLHTWLRGRSAISAVACFIQLYVFHSLGMTECHLLGVMALDRYLAICRPLHYHALMSRKVQFWLAGATWVAGFSAALVPASLMATLPFCLKEVAHYFCDLAPLMRLACVDTGWHARVHGAVIGVATGCNFVLILGLYGGILRAVLKLPSAASRAKAFSTCSSHVTVVALFYASAFVVYVGPPGSRSEGTDKCIALVYALLTPFLNPIIYTLRNKEVKEAVKRVTVRIETILKGP from the exons ATGGATCAGCTCAACCACACATGGGCCCAGAGTTTCATCCTTGCTGGTTTCAGTGCCCCCGGAACCCTGCGACCTCTTGCCTTCCTAGGGACCCTGTGCATCTATCTCCTCACGATGGCTGGGAACCTGTTCATCATTGTGCTGGTCCGGGCAGACGCTGGACTGTccacacccatgtacttcttcatCGGTGTCCTCTCCTTCCTGGAGCTGTGGTACGTCAGCACCACGGTGCCCACGCTGCTGCACACCTGGCTCCGTGGGCGCTCAGCCATCTCAGCGGTGGCGTGCTTCATCCAGCTGTACGTCTTCCACTCCCTGGGCATGACCGAGTGCCACCTGCTGGGCGTCATGGCGCTGGACCGCTACCTTGCCATCTGCCGCCCGCTCCACTACCATGCACTCATGAGCAGAAAG GTACAGTTCTGGCTGGCaggggccacttgggtggctggCTTCTCAGCGGCACTGGTGCCAGCCAGCCTCATGGCCACTCTACCCTTCTGCTTGAAAGAGGTGGCCCACTACTTCTGTGACCTGGCACCACTGATGCGGCTGGCTTGTGTGGACACAGGCTGGCATGCTCGAGTGCATGGGGCAGTGATTGGTGTGGCCACTGGCTGCAACTTTGTGCTCATTTTAGGACTTTATGGGGGTATCCTGAGGGCTGTGCTAAAGCTTCCCTCAGCTGCCAGCCGGGCcaaggccttctccacctgctcttCCCACGTGACTGTGGTGGCCCTCTTTTATGCCTCTGCCTTTGTGGTCTATGTGGGGCCACCTGGGAGCCGCTCTGAGGGCACAGACAAGTGTATTGCCTTGGTGTATGCCCTTCTCACTCCTTTCCTCAACCCCATCATCTATACCCTTCGCAACAAGGAAGTGAAGGAGGCCGTGAAGAGGGTCACTGTCAGGATTGAGACTATTCTGAAGGGACCCTAA